Sequence from the Babylonia areolata isolate BAREFJ2019XMU chromosome 25, ASM4173473v1, whole genome shotgun sequence genome:
gaaggggggtggcgttgtgtgcatacatgcatgtatgttaaCATGTAAGAATATCATATATGTGCAATCATACTCCTATGAGTGTATGtagatacacatgtacatacttcATCCACTTCTActtttccccccacacaccatcactcAGGGACTGGAACACCCTCAGCATGGATGAAGCAGCCTCCATCAGCACCTGTTACTCTTGACAGCATCCTGCTGCCAGGTGTAGCAGAGTAGAGGTTAAATAACGCATGGCATCAGTGGTCTGCATGGATGGATCGCAGCTGATTCCTGCTCCAACCCGACAACGCAGAAAACATGACCACCAATTCAAGCAGCCTCAGTGCCGAACTGGCAGGGATCCTTTTACCCGCGCACCATAAAGGACTGGAACGCCCTGCCTGACACAGTTGTCGAGGCAAAAACTCTTGACACGTTTGTGTCAAGAGCAAGAAGActccagtaatttttttttctttcttttcttttttaactcttTGCTGCGCTGGCCCACACCTCTTGAAAACGTCAGAATAGTCAACATGATGATTGTGGACGTcaaacggatgatgatgatggaactgccagatccccctctccctccttcccacacacTTCCCACCCCTTCCAGTCCCTCAGTCCCCACTGatccattttcatttttttcttcactattgttgtttcttttctttttttaacatgtaaTTTGTAAAGCACCATGAGTGATTGATTGTTCTTTGTTTcatcttgatttttgttgtttaattCTCATTATATGTAATTTCGAAGTGCTGTGAGCCTTTTTCTCAGGGAACAGTGCTATATAAGAGCACTGCATGtgaagtagttgtagtaatattagtagtagtgcaattatcattatcagtatcatcattatcattatatatccCTACCCACTTCGTCAGTTCATCCACCTCCGCCCACTCCCCATCCATACCTACTCACCAAtcttccttttttattattataatttttttaaattctttttctttcctctttttttttcttttttgtctgtagGAGTGGCAACTTGTGGAACTGCCACAGCAGTAGGCTGTATCCAGTGCTGGCATTGGTCCTAACTTGCTTGGACCAAAGGCAGCCATTGGTTGCTTGCTGGGAGTTTTACATGCAACTACTCAGTCCCATaacagctgggggggggggggggaagcattatGTTAGGCCATATTTTTCCCACCACCAAGGAAATATACAACAGCCCTCCACATGAAAGTagcacgcagaaaaaaagatcTGCATGTTGATTGAAGCTACTTAATTTGaagaagtgtatatatatatatatatatatatatatatatatatatatatatatatatatatatatatatatatatatatatatatatatatatatataatgtatgcatATATTGTTAGATTAACGGATGCATGCACCATGGCAGAATATGTTGGGCGCTAGACTTCTGAGTCAGTATTTAAGACCCACTTTCAGCAAGGTGTCATATCAATGGGAAACGCTCTTtactccaatccccccccccctccacccaggtatgaatgggtatCTCGATCTCTTTGGTCAGGGAAGGTTTATTCAAACCACAGAAGGAGAGGGTCAGGACCCGCCTCCCTATCAGTGCTGAGCCCTTGACATGGCGGATGTTAATTAACTGCCCATTTAAGGCTTTGTGATCTTCAACCCTTTTTATTGCATAATGTTGATGTAATTTTTTATGCAGAATGTCATACACTTTTTAATCTTGTACTTAATGTAAAATATCTAAAGCAGTTGTCTGGATATAGTGCAATGTTAGTGTCCATTATAATTATCAGTATAATTCTTCAGTTGCATCTTATAATTATTTCTAAATTTCAGGATGAAAATGATGGATGTACTTCAGCTTGATGTGATCAGAAGAATGAAAATTTAAGGATCAAGAACATCCCACTGCAAAATGGGAACAATAATTATCAAACAGCAGGTAATTATATTGTTGCTGTGACTTGttcagtgtttctttcttttgtgtataCATTTTGAGTAGATGAAAAATGTATTTTGAAAAATGTAATTAATTTATCTTATGTGTTGATGGGAACAGAAATACCCAAACTGCACCACGAACtttttatagaacacacacacacacacacacacacacacacacacacacacacacacacacacacacacacacaagatcacaaaacaaacaatctaGATATATGTATCAGCATGTTTTGTGCACATTTGCACATCACTGAATTTATTCTTTATAATTCATAACTGAAGTTTACTGGATCCAAATATCAAATCACCAGAACAGCCACCAataacagaaacaagcacaaaaTGTATGTACAGAATTAATTAATACAGTATAAATTATGAATCACAGTTTACAGCAATACAAATAGTGAGACACAGCTGTCTTTTATTTCCCTTCTGCCTGCAGCTGTACAAAATAAGATACTATGTTTTTAGATGGTGAACCACTGGTTAGATTGTTCAGGCCATTTGGTTGAGAATGAACTGTATGTATGTTTACATAATTACATATTTAAAAACTGGCctgaaataaataactaaatgacAAATGATTGATGACCAGAAGGTATACCAGATACAAAAGAACAGCTGATATACCCATCTCTTCTTAGTGTTGAGAGTTACATAAATTCGTAATTCTGCAAGTATGAAATATATACTGCCAGATTAGTCTGTTATGAACAATATTTGATATTTAGATAGTAATAGCCATTGCCTTCTCACCTACTGTGACcgccaaacaaaaccaaatgaatTTTTGCAATGACCATTACAAAGGTTATCTCCCTTACAAGTATTACTatcataataaaatttaaaaaaaattatgagcaCATTGATGgtttaaaagaaagcaaaacataaATCATTCCTGTTACAATATGATACTGTTACTAGTGGTTGTCCCCAAAAATATACCAGAAATACAACTATTGATTTATCATCGCTTTCTCATTGTTGTTCTTCAAACTTCAAACTAAACACAACACCAAAGTCAGATCATTGCTCTTGCCACAAAATCCATGCCACAATTGCTACGTGATCATGAAACATTATTGCCAACAGTGGGATAATCATCAGTAAACAATATTTCAGACATGCAATCATTGTCTTCGTCATAAAATCATCAACAAACGATATCCAGAAATTTAACCAAACGCCATCAACATTATCATAACCATGTCATCAAACAGCAGCCCAGGTATACATGCAGTAAGAGCCATCACCTTTACCGTTATCATAAAGCATTCCAGAGACACATTACCTCGCAGCATCAAACATTATTCCAGAGACACACTCATTGCAGGTACCATTCCCATGAACATCAAACACTGTTCCAAGAATACAACAATCACCATTACCATGATCACCAAACATTGCTTCAAAGATACAATCGTTACCATTACAATGATCATCAAACACTGCTTCAGAGATAGAATCGTTACCATCACCACTGTCTTTGAACGACATTCCAGAGGTACAatccacaccatcaccattatcgtcatcaagCATTATTCATTCTATTTAACTTTTTTCTTGTCCTGTAATAATTAATATTATTCCAGTTATATCATCATTGTTCCCTTGTCCTGCAGTCATAAGATTTTATTCCAGTTACAATCATCATTGTTACCATAATATACACACTGGTATACATCTCTGTGGTCATCGAAAGTTCTTCCAGCTAAAATCATTGGTATTACCACGAAGATCAGATATTCCAGAGACAGTCAATGCATTATGATGAATGTTAAATACAAGTGTTAGTGGAAGTCGAATAATTGCTGTTCTCATATTTGTCAGCCATTATTCCAGAGTCACAAATGATATTAGTTTTGTCATCACCATTTCCATACTCATCAATATTCCGAACACAGTCATCACCACGATCAAAAAGCagtttcccccaaaaaaaataatcaCTGCTGTCACCATGAATTCCTGTAAAAATCAAAAATTATTTCAGAGGTACAGTACGTACGTCTTCGCTTTCATTGCTGTCATAGTCATCAAGCATTGTTTAATCCTAAAATTTCCAAACACAAAACTCTTTATTGGCATTGCAATCATACATTGTACCATCCTTGTGGAGGGCCTCGAAAAAATCTGCATACTCCTCGGGGTTTTCTTGCCCCTCTTTTATGATAAttatttttagttttcttttgaaTAAGGCCATTTTATTTCACAGAGCATTTCTACTCCTCAGTTTGGACTGGCTGAAATGATTCTGTGGAAGATTAAAGTTTGTTAGAATTACTGAAACTTGTTCTGCAAGACATTAGTTAATTGCTTTTAAAAACGGAACTGAGTGTGTACTGGAGTCGTTGAGTACTGTTACCCATACCCCCATCCGCCTGCCCATCCCAGGTTCCACATCTTACCCCCCCTTATCACTGTGTGACGACCGAATGAGGAAACTGAAACGGTACAATACCGCTTGCTTTGAAGATCGATGTCTTAGGACAAACACCCCTGgatatgccctttttttttctttttctcttttttgcttTTACAAAgtgtcatttcatttcataaaaaaaaatttcaggacAGCTGAAATGCATGCTGAGAGGGATATGTTCACCGAATGCAGTCATGGGTTGCACGGACAGGATTACACATGGAAAAGGCTGATTCTGACACCACTATGCTGAGCACATAAGCTGACCTGGGAGTTGGGAACATACCTgtacccacctcccacaccccattCATCCATCAGGTGCTGTGGTTGGGGTTCGATCCACAGACCCTCAGGCATTGGAATGGAAACCCCACTCACCAGCCACTATATAGCTGCTTGGCTAGCACACAATCGGGTGCATTTATTGGTCCCATTGTTATTGGAAGCGGGTGATCGACAAAGGTCATTGATTACATGGGGGCCGCAAAGCGATGTGCTGCAAAActagtcattaaaaaaaattaacctgGTGGTAGCTGGTGAGACAAACAGATGTTTCGGATTCACAAACACAAGAACAATGGAcacgacaatatatatatatatatatatatatatatatatatatatatatatatatatatatatatatatatatatatatatatatatatacacggtaTGTATCAGTCTCTGGTCATATATCAGGATGTTAATAGTCATGCAGGCTGCACATTAACAAAGCATCGGGTATTATCCATGAACTGGACACACGTTCGATCGTCCAGTTACAGGTAAAAATCAGCAGGTTGCTGCTGGTTGTTGAGGGTGCTGGTGGCCACGCCCCTCGTGCTGTCATCGTACAGGTGGTTGTTCTTAAAACTGTCATAGGAAAGATCCGGACGTAGTTCACGCTGAAGTGCCCCTTGCGAATGAGAGTGAGAAGCAGCGTGGGAAGTCCGCGTCAGATGAGGAGGGAGATTGGTGGGAGTGTGGTACACGAAACTGCCAGCGATGATGGAGGGTTCATACTGACTGTCCTCGgaaattcttcctcctcctcctcctcctcctcctccccctcctcctctgcctccatTGCGAGGACAGAACTCCCTGTCACTGGAGTCATCGCGTGAATCCAGCATAGCTGCCAACACTTGGCGTTGACTCAGCTGGTGCCTGCTTGAGACATACGGTCGGGCAATGTATACCTGTAACACAGGCCGGTAACCCGtagtgacaacaacgacaacaaaaagagatcaacaacgacaacaaaaagagatcaacaacgacaacaaaaagagatcaacaacgacaacaaaaagagatcaacaacgacaacaaaaagagatcaacaacgacaacaaaaagagatcaacatcgacaacaaaaagagatcaacaacgacaacaaaaagagatcaacaacgacaacaaaaagagatcaacaacgacaacaaaaagagatcaacaacgacaacaaaaagagatcaacatcgacaacaaaaagagatcaacatcgacaacaaaacgagatcaacaacgacaacaaaaacagatcaacaacgacaacaaaacgagatcaacatcgacaacaaaaagagatcaacaacgacaacaaaaacagatcaacaacgacaacaaaacgagatcaacatcgacaacaaaacgagatcaacaacgacaacaaaacgagatcaacatcgacaacaaaacgagatcaacaacgacaacaaaaagagatcaacatcgacaacaaaaagagatcaacatcgacaacaaaacgagatcaacaacgacaacaaaaagagatcaacatcgacaacaaaaagagatcaacaaaggcaacaaaaagagatcaacaacgacaacaaaaagagatcaacaatgacaacaaaaagaaatcaacatcgacaacaaaaacagaccaacaacaacaacaaaaagagatcaacatcgacaacaaaacgagatcaacaacgacaacaaaacgagatcaacatcgacaacaaaacgagatcaacatcgacaacaaaacgagatcaacatcgacaacaaaaagagatcaACATCGGCAACAAAAACAgatcaacatcgacaacaaaaagagatcaacaacgacaaca
This genomic interval carries:
- the LOC143299858 gene encoding uncharacterized protein LOC143299858, with product MSDQLSRANSPCPTTVVCPHAGQPYGSATGVSSFPTEAVLGGTLGGLSVIVLALILYAACKHWNKARRRRPSLYRRSPAHRKTGTTLFGDPLFAYDVGALPKPWRSCAHLQPDVYIARPYVSSRHQLSQRQVLAAMLDSRDDSSDREFCPRNGGRGGGGGGGGGGGGRISEDSQYEPSIIAGSFVYHTPTNLPPHLTRTSHAASHSHSQGALQRELRPDLSYDSFKNNHLYDDSTRGVATSTLNNQQQPADFYL